In the genome of Gloeotrichia echinulata CP02, one region contains:
- a CDS encoding GAF domain-containing sensor histidine kinase, with protein sequence MVEPENKLFALKDGWASQETREQQRLKAISELGLRQPETIPVFEEATQTAAHFLEAPISILGFVDQERHWFKSAVGLSRLGLMNLLAQNRQLLRRESFCTQVVENSQVLVINDTHKITDSILANSKLVQDYGIRAYLGAPLIDASGHCLGALAVMDLVPRNFTTRDIEFLQIIARWSMSEFERNLLLQGKLESSTSKTSPIVSLTEEGNSEIRITPPVVERESVSTKQLKLELLGQLTQELRTPLTSVLGMASVLGREIYGPLTTKQREYLDIIQHSGRYLLSLVNEITELGAMDDSSTELNVAPVDIEMLCQQAINTLEEAANRREQDIRLSIEPGRSRIWPLDKDKVRQILYHLIFSVIQLSATGSVVRIHVSYKENTLNITVWVSHPWLGDGITEVDPYFRFNPLSLVELTGETASYNFHPENHKQAMSLPAILEQPKKLRDSHSDILAINSGIDFAKSHGTLSRESLGLLLSCELAEVHGGQISIQGSSESGYRYVLTLPLQLATPSEAVSDVS encoded by the coding sequence ATGGTAGAGCCTGAAAACAAATTATTTGCCCTCAAGGACGGTTGGGCTTCCCAGGAAACTAGAGAGCAACAACGCCTCAAAGCAATATCAGAATTAGGTTTGCGGCAACCAGAAACGATTCCAGTCTTTGAAGAAGCTACTCAAACTGCTGCCCACTTTTTGGAAGCACCAATTTCCATTTTGGGATTTGTAGATCAAGAGCGCCACTGGTTCAAGTCAGCAGTGGGCTTATCTAGATTAGGACTGATGAATCTTCTGGCACAAAACCGACAACTTTTACGCCGGGAATCTTTTTGCACCCAAGTGGTAGAGAATTCGCAAGTTTTAGTAATAAACGATACACATAAAATTACTGATTCCATACTTGCCAATAGCAAGTTGGTACAGGATTATGGCATTCGGGCATACTTGGGAGCGCCACTGATTGATGCTTCGGGACATTGTTTGGGTGCATTAGCAGTTATGGATCTAGTACCGCGTAATTTTACAACTAGAGACATTGAGTTTTTACAAATCATTGCTCGTTGGAGCATGAGTGAGTTTGAGCGCAACCTACTGCTGCAAGGGAAACTAGAATCAAGCACATCCAAGACTAGTCCGATTGTGTCACTCACCGAGGAAGGTAACAGTGAAATCAGAATCACCCCACCTGTTGTAGAACGAGAATCTGTTTCTACCAAACAACTAAAACTGGAACTATTGGGCCAGCTAACTCAGGAGTTACGTACACCCTTAACATCTGTACTAGGTATGGCTAGTGTCCTAGGACGTGAGATTTATGGGCCTTTAACAACTAAACAAAGAGAATATCTGGATATTATCCAACACAGCGGTCGATACTTACTGTCTTTGGTCAACGAAATTACTGAACTGGGAGCAATGGATGATAGCTCAACGGAATTAAATGTAGCACCTGTGGATATTGAAATGCTATGTCAACAAGCCATCAATACCCTAGAAGAAGCAGCTAACCGCCGTGAGCAAGATATTCGCTTGTCTATAGAACCAGGACGCAGTCGTATTTGGCCTTTGGATAAGGACAAGGTACGGCAAATACTCTATCACCTAATTTTTAGCGTGATTCAACTTTCGGCGACAGGTAGTGTTGTTCGTATTCATGTTTCTTACAAAGAAAATACGCTCAACATAACTGTTTGGGTTTCCCATCCCTGGCTAGGAGACGGAATAACTGAGGTTGACCCGTACTTTCGTTTTAATCCCCTGTCCCTGGTCGAGTTGACAGGTGAGACAGCAAGCTACAATTTTCATCCAGAAAACCATAAACAAGCAATGAGCTTACCAGCAATCTTGGAGCAGCCAAAAAAATTACGTGATTCCCACTCCGACATTCTTGCTATTAATTCAGGTATAGATTTTGCTAAATCGCATGGTACTTTATCTCGCGAAAGCTTGGGTCTATTGTTGAGCTGTGAGCTAGCAGAAGTGCATGGTGGACAAATTTCGATTCAAGGTTCATCAGAATCTGGATACCGCTATGTGCTGACCTTACCACTACAATTAGCAACTCCTTCAGAAGCAGTTAGTGATGTCTCATGA
- a CDS encoding DegT/DnrJ/EryC1/StrS aminotransferase family protein produces MTMKILFVDLNLQHQPIQIQLEQAIQAVLSKGDFVLGQALSDFEAAFAAASGTQYGVGVASGTDAIALGLQACNIGAGDEVILPVNTFAATLIGVLRAGAKPIFVDCNPHTALIDLEAAAKAITPHTKAIIPVHLYGQMVSPQQLLDLADTYKLLIFEDAAQAHLAERDGYRAGSVGIAAAFSFYPSKNLGALGDGGMLVTRDPDIAEKMVRLRNYGASQKYVHVELGTNSRLDTLQAAVLREKLPYLPKWNRDRLNIAQQYDSQLLPLTSAGIIPMQNHSGTGNVYHLYVIKIEDTCPLQRQQIQEKLTADGIQTGIHYPIPCHLQPAFTNLGYQLGDFPQAEKLANQILSLPMYPGLTNSQIKEIVTAIASILSSEEQQLLCI; encoded by the coding sequence ATGACTATGAAAATTCTGTTTGTAGACCTGAATTTACAACACCAACCGATTCAAATCCAATTGGAACAAGCAATCCAGGCTGTATTGTCCAAGGGAGATTTTGTGTTAGGACAAGCACTTTCAGATTTTGAAGCAGCATTTGCGGCAGCGTCTGGTACACAATATGGTGTAGGTGTAGCTTCAGGCACGGATGCGATCGCCCTGGGTTTACAAGCGTGTAATATTGGTGCTGGTGATGAAGTCATTTTACCAGTTAATACCTTTGCGGCAACGCTGATTGGGGTATTACGTGCTGGAGCCAAGCCAATTTTTGTAGATTGTAACCCACACACAGCTTTAATTGATTTAGAAGCAGCAGCAAAGGCAATAACGCCTCATACTAAAGCAATTATCCCCGTGCATCTCTATGGTCAGATGGTTTCGCCACAACAGCTTTTGGATCTAGCAGATACTTACAAACTGCTAATATTTGAAGATGCAGCACAAGCACACCTCGCCGAAAGGGATGGATATCGTGCAGGTTCAGTCGGGATAGCAGCCGCATTTAGTTTCTATCCCAGCAAGAACTTAGGCGCCCTTGGGGATGGGGGAATGTTGGTGACAAGAGATCCAGATATCGCTGAAAAAATGGTGCGCTTGCGGAATTACGGAGCATCGCAAAAATATGTTCATGTTGAATTGGGGACAAATAGTCGCTTAGATACCTTACAAGCCGCAGTATTGCGAGAAAAATTACCCTACTTACCAAAATGGAATCGCGATCGCCTGAATATTGCCCAGCAGTACGATAGTCAACTATTACCCTTAACATCTGCAGGTATTATCCCCATGCAAAACCACAGCGGCACAGGGAACGTATATCATCTTTATGTCATCAAAATAGAAGACACTTGTCCCCTACAAAGACAGCAAATTCAAGAGAAACTCACAGCAGATGGCATTCAAACAGGTATTCACTACCCAATTCCTTGCCATCTTCAGCCAGCATTCACTAACTTAGGCTACCAACTCGGAGACTTTCCCCAAGCAGAAAAACTGGCAAATCAAATATTATCGTTACCCATGTACCCAGGGTTAACCAATAGCCAAATTAAAGAAATTGTAACGGCGATCGCATCAATCCTCAGTAGCGAAGAACAACAGTTATTATGCATTTAA
- a CDS encoding cyanoexosortase B system-associated protein, with translation MTSLSTFIKEKQWNQVVVLLLLLLLLGMGGVPGYLTGNWQWKQPPNVTSLKELRQIYQTGLTLPGWQTIQQGVQQIGGHKWSLQVIKQEGSETQAILLFQPQNSSKDQPEVEWSEIKGWGKSRWQKWEIAQHRSAEFTVKQPMEAKVEASFFRASTQQDTFAVLQWYAWPNGGDSSPLRWFLTDQLAQWRQQRTAWVAVSILLPMEPLGQVEKTWPLVKSLGETVQGRLMAAALRTSN, from the coding sequence ATGACTTCCTTATCAACATTTATCAAGGAAAAGCAATGGAATCAGGTAGTAGTGCTTTTGTTATTGCTACTACTGTTGGGTATGGGAGGAGTTCCCGGATACTTAACAGGAAATTGGCAATGGAAACAGCCACCAAACGTAACCAGCCTGAAAGAATTGAGACAAATATATCAGACCGGGTTAACCCTTCCTGGTTGGCAAACTATTCAACAAGGGGTACAACAGATTGGTGGACATAAATGGTCGCTGCAAGTAATTAAGCAGGAAGGCTCAGAAACTCAAGCGATATTGCTGTTCCAGCCGCAAAATAGCTCTAAAGATCAACCAGAGGTGGAGTGGTCGGAAATTAAGGGTTGGGGGAAGTCTCGTTGGCAAAAGTGGGAGATAGCTCAACATCGCTCGGCTGAATTTACTGTTAAACAGCCTATGGAAGCTAAGGTAGAAGCTAGCTTCTTTCGCGCCTCCACACAACAAGATACCTTTGCTGTATTGCAATGGTATGCTTGGCCTAATGGTGGAGACTCATCACCTTTACGTTGGTTTTTGACAGATCAATTGGCACAATGGCGCCAGCAACGTACAGCTTGGGTTGCGGTTAGTATTCTCTTACCGATGGAACCTTTAGGACAGGTGGAAAAAACTTGGCCTTTAGTCAAGTCTCTTGGTGAAACAGTACAAGGTAGATTGATGGCAGCTGCTTTAAGGACTTCCAATTAA
- a CDS encoding polysaccharide biosynthesis/export family protein, with translation MFMALSSHLRAFSALCFVSVHVGVFLTTVVQPVVAETLLSPGQSPGTPSSAPSGAEVVPSSLNQEISPQLNRYLLGPGDVISVALQRPPGVYRLGPGDSISVVVQRFQDLSFSAAINPEGNVIVPLLGTVSLQGLSLPEAQEKIRLLLNRYVINPVIVLSLATQRQDLSFQAPINPEGNIMVPQVGTISLKGLNLEEAQEKIRLALSRVVINPIVVVSLASLRPVQITISGEVFRPGIYSIASSTPRIVDALQLAGGSTMIADLRQVQVRRRLVDGSMVSQTLDLYAALQNGASPPNLRLQDGDAIILPRREAGTDDGYDRNLVARSTLAVAQIKIRVLNYAVGGISNQTLPNGSTFVDALGGINLDTANLRDIALVRFDPERGQAVTQKLDAKRALGGDMSQNVALQDNDVIVVGRNLIGKLTNLLNTITQPFFNVNSFLNFFNNFGGKSK, from the coding sequence ATGTTCATGGCTCTCAGTTCTCATTTGCGTGCATTTAGTGCCCTGTGTTTTGTCAGTGTTCACGTAGGCGTTTTCTTAACAACAGTGGTTCAACCTGTTGTTGCTGAAACTTTACTATCTCCAGGACAATCTCCAGGGACACCATCCTCAGCCCCGTCTGGTGCTGAGGTTGTACCTTCGAGTTTAAATCAAGAAATTTCTCCCCAACTCAACCGCTATCTATTAGGGCCAGGAGATGTAATTAGCGTTGCGCTTCAGCGCCCTCCTGGTGTTTACCGCTTAGGGCCTGGAGATAGTATTAGCGTTGTGGTTCAGCGGTTTCAAGATTTGAGCTTTTCTGCAGCAATTAATCCTGAAGGTAATGTGATAGTCCCGCTACTAGGAACTGTGTCATTACAAGGCTTGAGTTTACCAGAAGCACAAGAAAAAATCCGGTTGTTGCTCAACCGTTATGTAATCAATCCTGTGATAGTTTTATCACTGGCTACGCAACGCCAGGATTTGAGCTTTCAAGCCCCAATTAATCCCGAAGGTAACATTATGGTGCCACAAGTGGGAACCATATCCTTAAAAGGCTTGAATTTGGAGGAAGCACAAGAAAAAATTCGCTTGGCTTTAAGTCGCGTTGTCATCAATCCGATTGTGGTAGTGTCATTGGCAAGCCTGCGACCAGTTCAAATTACCATTAGCGGTGAAGTATTCCGACCAGGAATTTATTCCATTGCATCGTCAACCCCCCGTATTGTTGATGCTTTACAACTAGCTGGTGGTTCGACGATGATTGCTGACCTGCGACAAGTGCAAGTGCGTCGGAGGTTGGTTGATGGTTCTATGGTTTCACAAACTCTTGACCTGTATGCAGCGTTACAAAATGGTGCCTCACCGCCTAATTTACGACTACAAGACGGCGATGCCATAATTTTGCCACGTCGTGAAGCAGGCACTGATGATGGTTATGACCGCAATCTCGTAGCTCGTTCAACTTTGGCTGTAGCGCAGATTAAAATTAGGGTTTTAAACTATGCTGTGGGAGGAATTTCTAATCAAACGCTGCCTAATGGTAGTACTTTTGTCGATGCTTTAGGAGGTATCAATCTAGACACCGCTAACCTCCGAGATATTGCTCTAGTACGCTTCGATCCTGAAAGAGGTCAAGCCGTTACCCAAAAACTAGATGCTAAAAGGGCTTTGGGTGGCGATATGTCTCAAAACGTGGCGCTTCAAGATAATGATGTTATTGTGGTTGGTCGTAACCTCATCGGTAAACTTACTAATTTGCTCAATACAATTACTCAACCCTTTTTCAATGTCAATTCCTTTCTGAACTTTTTTAACAACTTTGGTGGTAAATCAAAGTAG
- the crtB gene encoding cyanoexosortase B, which translates to MTLQQQLKNTNTSQLLNLGIIGVFLLLYAPILLHWLDGWLHKNISIEHEYFSHGMIGLPFAAHLIWSNRKQWLRLPDITHPVGGILLLVGGVFYLSGVSEWVNLSFPTILAGLCLWFKGIPGLKFQGFPLVLIFLATPTAVPYLITPYTFPLQNFIAGTAGFILNQFGMEVAVDEMNLYVGGRIVEVAPYCAGLKMLFTTFYVSLMLLYWTSSLSSRRTIIWFLSLAMILSVSANIVRNTLLTLFHGTGQDGLFAWLHEGWGGDLYSACMLVLLIPLLNWLNSQPWFRNS; encoded by the coding sequence ATGACACTCCAACAACAACTTAAAAACACAAACACTTCACAATTACTCAACCTAGGAATTATAGGCGTTTTCTTGCTGCTTTATGCCCCCATATTGCTACATTGGCTCGATGGTTGGCTGCACAAAAATATTAGTATAGAACATGAATATTTCAGCCACGGTATGATTGGTCTACCGTTTGCGGCTCACCTGATTTGGAGCAACCGTAAACAGTGGCTACGTCTGCCAGATATTACCCATCCTGTGGGTGGTATATTGCTGTTAGTAGGGGGAGTATTTTATTTAAGCGGTGTCAGCGAATGGGTGAACCTTTCCTTCCCGACTATACTGGCAGGATTATGTTTATGGTTCAAGGGTATACCAGGCTTAAAATTTCAGGGGTTTCCCTTGGTGTTAATATTTCTAGCCACCCCAACTGCAGTCCCTTACCTAATCACACCCTACACCTTTCCCCTGCAAAACTTCATCGCTGGGACTGCAGGTTTTATACTCAATCAGTTTGGGATGGAAGTAGCAGTTGATGAGATGAATTTATATGTGGGCGGACGAATTGTGGAAGTTGCGCCTTATTGTGCAGGGTTGAAAATGCTCTTTACCACTTTTTATGTTAGCTTGATGCTGCTTTATTGGACGAGTTCTTTGTCTTCACGCCGCACAATTATTTGGTTTTTATCTTTAGCTATGATCCTCAGTGTTAGTGCCAATATTGTTCGCAACACTTTACTTACCTTATTTCACGGCACTGGACAAGATGGATTGTTTGCATGGCTACATGAGGGTTGGGGTGGTGATCTCTACTCTGCTTGTATGTTGGTGTTATTAATACCTTTGCTGAATTGGTTAAACTCTCAGCCTTGGTTTCGTAATTCGTAA
- a CDS encoding polysaccharide biosynthesis tyrosine autokinase has translation MTPPIVKRYLIAFEKYKWIGLASFALVVAGSTVVAMQPEPPAIYIIEGALTYTIPPVSFSATGIEIQQQGQELSGQVLLSNQIIESVATKLNVKPETIGKNVAINLPIKTKGSDTGATSTTIDLKYKDNDAKRGQEIVRELMLSMIKLSGEINTGRLKAIIEKINERLPQAKLELQAAERKLEQYDRTERPAILSAENGSLLAAVTTSQNDQRQIQLTISGLEAQIRSLQDKLGLNVSQAYISSALSADPIIANLRTQIYQTESQIALLRKDLRPEHPTMIQLQRQKEASEELLQQRAAEVVAGAGKAAPMMGNVTDIRAQSNLDPARQQLANQMVALQTQRETLQQQLSQQINAEKRLRKEYSVIPNKQLERSRLEQEVILKKAVYDKIQTKLTDAQTAEAETVTSLSVARPPAVVPTLKKPKSTAVTLAVGGFMGLVVGGGVIFLLGSLEGTFKTREDIRESLKQRELAMLGELPLMPVDDLDQLAVPVILSPDSPYLEFYEKFRSNLRRIGDKNLKVLLITSTSRHEGKTTSAYNLGIASARAGKRTLIIETDLRSPSCCASLNVTLDPDATIEPLRYYASLSDCIRLVPDVENLYIIPSPGPVRQSAAVIESSEMRRLMEDVRERYDFVIIDTSPLSLSNDPLLIQPYSDGMVLVARPNYTQENMLGEAIDQFMESEVGLLGGIINGADISVFVPEPVTESPTASPEEELQTQISVAGSQN, from the coding sequence ATGACCCCACCAATTGTTAAACGCTATCTTATTGCTTTTGAGAAATATAAGTGGATTGGACTAGCGAGTTTTGCTTTAGTTGTAGCGGGGTCAACTGTGGTGGCTATGCAACCAGAACCACCCGCTATCTATATAATAGAAGGCGCTCTTACTTACACTATTCCGCCAGTTTCTTTTTCCGCAACTGGGATTGAAATTCAGCAGCAAGGACAGGAATTGAGTGGGCAAGTTTTGCTGTCAAACCAGATAATTGAATCTGTAGCAACGAAACTAAATGTTAAGCCGGAAACGATTGGCAAAAATGTGGCGATCAACTTACCGATAAAAACCAAGGGTTCAGATACAGGAGCCACATCTACAACGATTGACTTGAAATATAAAGATAATGACGCCAAGCGAGGACAGGAGATTGTCCGGGAATTGATGCTGTCTATGATCAAGTTAAGCGGTGAGATTAATACTGGGCGATTAAAAGCAATTATTGAAAAAATTAACGAGCGCTTACCACAGGCTAAACTAGAACTGCAAGCAGCTGAGAGAAAATTAGAACAGTACGATCGCACAGAACGACCGGCAATTTTGTCCGCTGAGAATGGTAGCTTGCTGGCTGCAGTAACTACTAGCCAAAATGACCAAAGGCAAATTCAACTCACTATTTCTGGTCTTGAAGCCCAAATTCGCAGTTTGCAAGATAAGTTGGGATTAAATGTCAGCCAAGCTTATATTTCTTCGGCTTTGAGTGCTGATCCAATTATTGCCAACTTAAGAACACAAATTTATCAAACTGAGTCGCAAATTGCCCTTCTGCGGAAAGATTTGCGACCAGAACACCCTACAATGATTCAGTTGCAACGTCAGAAAGAAGCTTCTGAGGAATTGCTGCAACAACGGGCGGCTGAGGTGGTAGCAGGTGCGGGTAAAGCAGCGCCTATGATGGGTAATGTTACGGATATCCGCGCCCAAAGCAATTTAGATCCAGCACGACAGCAATTGGCAAACCAGATGGTGGCTTTGCAAACCCAACGGGAGACGCTACAACAACAATTATCCCAGCAAATCAATGCAGAAAAGCGATTACGGAAGGAGTATTCTGTAATACCTAATAAGCAACTGGAGCGATCGCGTTTAGAACAGGAAGTCATCCTCAAAAAAGCTGTCTATGATAAAATACAGACAAAGCTAACCGATGCTCAAACTGCAGAAGCAGAAACCGTTACTAGTCTCAGCGTTGCTAGACCACCTGCAGTTGTCCCCACGCTCAAAAAACCCAAGAGTACTGCTGTTACATTAGCCGTCGGTGGTTTTATGGGCTTAGTGGTTGGTGGTGGGGTTATATTTTTGTTGGGTTCACTAGAAGGAACCTTCAAAACCAGAGAGGATATCCGCGAAAGCCTCAAGCAACGGGAATTAGCAATGCTTGGAGAATTACCTTTAATGCCGGTAGATGATTTGGATCAATTAGCTGTGCCGGTCATCCTTTCGCCAGATTCTCCTTATTTAGAGTTTTATGAAAAGTTTCGCAGTAATTTGCGCCGTATTGGTGATAAAAACTTGAAGGTGCTGTTGATAACCAGCACTAGCAGACATGAAGGCAAGACCACAAGTGCTTATAATTTGGGCATAGCTTCAGCTCGTGCTGGCAAAAGAACACTGATTATTGAAACAGATTTGCGATCGCCTTCTTGCTGTGCATCCCTCAACGTTACTCTTGACCCCGATGCGACTATTGAACCTCTACGCTATTACGCCAGCTTAAGTGATTGTATCCGCTTGGTTCCTGATGTCGAAAATTTATACATTATTCCTAGCCCTGGACCTGTGCGTCAATCCGCTGCTGTAATTGAATCCAGCGAAATGCGAAGACTAATGGAGGATGTCCGGGAACGTTATGACTTTGTGATTATAGATACTAGTCCCCTCAGTCTATCCAATGACCCCTTGTTAATCCAACCCTACAGCGATGGGATGGTATTGGTTGCTCGACCAAATTATACACAAGAAAATATGCTAGGCGAAGCTATTGATCAATTCATGGAATCTGAAGTGGGGCTATTGGGAGGCATTATTAATGGGGCTGATATCAGCGTTTTTGTACCTGAACCAGTTACAGAATCACCAACCGCTTCACCTGAAGAAGAACTGCAAACACAAATTTCGGTGGCTGGTAGTCAAAATTAA